The uncultured Desulfuromonas sp. genome has a segment encoding these proteins:
- a CDS encoding cytochrome c3 family protein codes for MMRRTTILVLSLTLLVLTASGALAAPLPLSTEDCAKCHDEVVTDVTTRGSKHNTAVTCLDCHLEHPPKGTEIIPACSMCHDPAEKTHYTIDNCITCHYPHYPLEINLETAGTVKPVCVSCHDNEGTQLVDYPSKHSELDCKECHLAHGQFLPCLECHEPHTEEMIYEDCITCHQPHKPTVVKYPDTIQSSFCAGCHETETAVLAKNTTKHHDLSCAYCHKMQHKMVPQCMTCHGTPHDVALHSKFPDCLSCHIDPHGLEK; via the coding sequence ATGATGAGACGTACCACAATTCTTGTGTTAAGTCTGACTTTACTGGTACTGACAGCATCGGGAGCTCTGGCCGCCCCACTGCCTTTGAGCACCGAAGACTGTGCAAAATGCCACGATGAAGTCGTAACGGACGTCACCACACGCGGAAGCAAGCACAACACCGCCGTCACCTGCCTCGACTGCCATCTGGAGCATCCGCCCAAGGGTACGGAAATCATTCCGGCCTGCTCCATGTGTCATGATCCGGCGGAAAAAACCCATTACACCATCGACAATTGCATTACCTGTCATTACCCGCACTATCCGCTCGAAATCAACCTTGAAACAGCGGGAACCGTCAAACCGGTATGCGTCAGCTGCCATGACAATGAGGGCACGCAACTGGTTGACTACCCTAGTAAACACAGTGAGCTGGACTGTAAGGAATGCCATTTGGCCCATGGCCAATTCCTACCGTGTCTGGAATGTCATGAGCCCCACACGGAAGAGATGATTTATGAGGACTGCATCACCTGTCACCAGCCGCATAAACCAACGGTCGTGAAATACCCGGACACGATTCAATCGTCCTTCTGTGCAGGCTGCCATGAGACAGAAACGGCGGTTCTGGCAAAAAATACGACCAAACATCATGACTTGAGTTGTGCGTACTGCCACAAAATGCAGCACAAAATGGTGCCGCAATGCATGACCTGTCACGGCACCCCTCATGATGTTGCCCTGCACAGCAAATTCCCCGATTGTCTGAGTTGCCATATCGATCCCCATGGCCTGGAAAAATAG
- a CDS encoding 6-bladed beta-propeller, with product MTLLNGISKKIHPHCDATPMVIIAILFVLVLSNRSVAEQDVNTIRLEKMCSSDDENHPLSYPTTVVYDAGRDEVILTDAGNGQLVFYNSDLFPVASLGKGRGLQAITSCFPHKNGLYVVCSNAQGKKGYIARVNPAFIVEEIIYLDEINPQLGEFTARQIVAGIDNRFYILAFEAGEIFVFDQNWHFLHKLVPRDETLGVSEPAPIQAMACDEQGDLYFLSEERGRVYVYDRKESYQYKFGEKGGAERKLARPRGLAVDRKNNRILIVDYLRHALSAYTLKGDYLFEIGGKGTRPGWFLYPTDVCVNAQGDLFIADTFNHRIQQFSISASPKVE from the coding sequence ATGACTTTATTGAACGGAATCAGCAAAAAAATACATCCGCATTGCGATGCAACGCCCATGGTCATTATCGCGATATTGTTTGTCCTGGTTTTGTCGAATCGATCCGTGGCCGAGCAGGATGTTAATACGATTCGACTGGAAAAAATGTGCAGCTCGGATGATGAAAACCACCCGCTGTCCTATCCGACAACCGTCGTCTATGACGCCGGCAGGGATGAAGTTATCCTCACCGATGCAGGAAATGGTCAGCTGGTTTTTTACAACAGCGATCTGTTCCCGGTTGCCAGTCTCGGCAAAGGACGGGGATTGCAGGCCATCACCAGTTGCTTCCCGCATAAAAATGGTCTGTATGTCGTCTGCTCCAACGCACAGGGGAAGAAAGGATACATTGCCCGGGTCAACCCGGCGTTTATTGTTGAAGAGATCATCTACCTGGATGAAATCAATCCACAACTTGGAGAATTTACAGCGAGACAGATTGTGGCCGGCATCGACAACCGTTTTTACATTCTGGCGTTTGAAGCCGGCGAAATCTTTGTCTTCGATCAAAACTGGCATTTTCTCCATAAATTAGTGCCACGCGATGAAACATTAGGGGTTTCAGAACCGGCTCCCATTCAGGCTATGGCCTGCGATGAACAGGGCGATCTTTATTTCCTCAGTGAAGAGCGTGGTCGTGTCTATGTCTATGACCGTAAAGAATCGTATCAGTACAAATTCGGTGAAAAAGGTGGTGCCGAAAGAAAATTGGCCCGTCCTCGCGGGCTGGCAGTGGATCGCAAAAATAACCGTATTTTGATTGTCGATTATTTGCGACACGCGCTTTCGGCCTACACCTTGAAAGGGGACTATTTGTTTGAAATCGGTGGCAAAGGCACTCGTCCTGGATGGTTTCTCTATCCCACCGATGTTTGTGTTAATGCACAGGGTGATCTTTTTATCGCGGATACGTTTAACCACCGCATACAGCAATTTTCGATCTCGGCCTCGCCAAAGGTTGAGTAA
- a CDS encoding sigma-54 dependent transcriptional regulator, translating into MNNERILVVDDEKLINWSLVEMLEAAGYVVDSAATGEEARQKFVNFQPDMILLDIALPDANGMELLQEFKSQDEQVMVIMITANADLDSTVKSLKLGADEYIGKPFNLDVIEHRVRQILDKRRLKKQSSTNKRILRRKNDFDQLVGSSAKMIEVFKMTKICAESDCKTILILGESGTGKELVARAIHMHSSRSEAPFIDVNCAAIPDNLLENELFGHEKGAFTDASQREEGIFECADGGTVFLDEIGDMPLAMQTKILKVIETRRYRRVGGRVNLEANVRIVAATNQDLPGLVEKGLFRGDLYYRLNVMCIHLPPLRERIECIPSLVDYFIGRLNAEYGKKVQGIEDETMAYLKQYAWPGNVRELRNAIERAMMLDPSTMLTPNFLPAEIRQLAKPFIRADVVPEGETDTGEPFGSVITLPPDGITLDEVEKMLIQQALQRFNGNQTKAAHCLGMSRDTIRYRMKKFDLN; encoded by the coding sequence ATGAATAACGAACGGATTTTAGTTGTTGATGATGAAAAGCTGATCAACTGGTCGCTGGTAGAAATGCTTGAGGCGGCCGGTTATGTCGTGGATTCGGCAGCCACCGGAGAAGAAGCCCGGCAGAAATTCGTAAATTTTCAGCCTGATATGATTTTGCTGGATATCGCTTTGCCCGATGCCAATGGCATGGAATTGCTGCAAGAGTTCAAGTCTCAGGATGAGCAGGTGATGGTGATCATGATTACTGCAAATGCAGATCTTGATTCAACGGTGAAGTCTCTTAAGCTGGGGGCCGATGAATACATAGGCAAGCCGTTTAATCTGGATGTGATCGAACATCGGGTTCGGCAGATTCTCGACAAGAGGCGTTTGAAAAAACAAAGTTCAACCAATAAACGGATTTTAAGGCGTAAAAATGATTTTGATCAATTGGTCGGCAGTTCCGCCAAAATGATCGAAGTGTTCAAAATGACTAAGATCTGTGCCGAGAGTGATTGCAAAACGATCCTGATTCTTGGCGAAAGCGGCACGGGGAAAGAACTTGTCGCCCGTGCCATTCATATGCACAGCTCGAGATCAGAGGCACCATTCATAGACGTTAACTGCGCGGCAATTCCGGATAATCTGCTGGAAAATGAGTTGTTCGGTCATGAAAAGGGGGCATTTACGGATGCGTCTCAGCGTGAAGAGGGGATTTTCGAATGTGCCGATGGTGGGACCGTTTTTCTCGATGAAATTGGTGATATGCCGTTGGCCATGCAGACCAAGATTCTTAAAGTGATCGAAACAAGACGTTATCGGCGTGTGGGAGGGCGAGTTAATCTTGAGGCCAATGTCCGAATTGTTGCCGCAACCAACCAGGACCTGCCTGGTTTAGTCGAAAAAGGGCTGTTCCGTGGCGATTTGTATTACCGGCTTAATGTCATGTGTATTCATCTTCCACCATTACGTGAACGGATCGAATGTATTCCCAGCCTGGTGGATTATTTTATCGGTCGGCTCAATGCTGAATACGGCAAGAAGGTTCAAGGCATTGAAGACGAGACAATGGCCTATTTAAAACAGTATGCATGGCCGGGAAATGTGCGTGAGCTACGTAATGCCATAGAGAGAGCGATGATGCTTGATCCTTCCACAATGTTGACACCGAATTTTTTACCTGCCGAAATACGTCAGCTTGCCAAACCGTTTATTCGAGCTGATGTTGTGCCGGAGGGAGAAACCGACACCGGCGAGCCTTTTGGCTCCGTTATCACGTTACCTCCAGATGGTATTACCCTGGATGAAGTTGAAAAAATGCTGATTCAACAGGCTCTGCAACGTTTCAACGGAAATCAAACCAAAGCGGCCCACTGTCTGGGGATGAGTCGCGATACCATTCGCTACAGAATGAAAAAATTTGATTTAAACTGA
- a CDS encoding cytochrome c3 family protein yields MNRGFVFLFIIFLGSWSPAEAEVNYSSSAHADSSYGVQRTGLGHYAQGNCAHCHEQHASVENNQAQNFLVFSQTDPTNTAPYSESENFCFQCHASLVVNYDYSTVFGGHQEASGSGGASPESILEAFNKAHSHDLDDIYNHAINHPDQFPWFTEASNPCTACHNPHLARRNHNNPDNPVLSVMSLPDEHLSLYGDGDGDGDSSDGDEGSAVSERMNKWSAAPVYISPNNEPAPVDTPDYNTFCLYCHSAPVAISNDDRPYYHGGTVGQLLAIDWEDNGGDGVQSGTYIVPGDKHGYNTATSYAAVEAPFNIYGTSNVPGDVMLSCTNCHEAHGSENDYMHRRWINNTALGVVITGVTNEAGAHCVPCHTEDPDGGWKQTHHGADVVDGEVLFQNDNPYVANAHAGCTYCHGATQRSDPDFPIPCEDCHFHGSYVDENDKYTAAGQAAGVKYVKPDKSPYRRKTF; encoded by the coding sequence ATGAATCGGGGATTTGTTTTTCTATTTATTATTTTTCTGGGATCGTGGTCTCCTGCTGAGGCCGAGGTGAACTACTCCAGCTCAGCCCATGCGGATTCTTCCTATGGCGTTCAACGCACGGGGCTTGGTCACTATGCTCAGGGCAATTGTGCCCACTGTCATGAGCAGCACGCTTCCGTAGAAAATAATCAAGCACAAAACTTTTTAGTGTTTTCGCAAACAGACCCTACAAACACGGCCCCCTATAGTGAATCAGAGAATTTCTGTTTTCAGTGTCATGCCTCTCTCGTCGTTAATTATGATTATTCAACAGTTTTTGGCGGACATCAGGAGGCTTCAGGAAGTGGCGGAGCCTCTCCGGAATCCATTCTTGAAGCCTTTAACAAAGCCCATAGCCACGACCTCGACGATATCTATAACCACGCGATCAATCATCCGGATCAATTCCCCTGGTTTACTGAGGCCAGCAACCCCTGCACAGCTTGTCACAATCCCCATTTGGCACGCCGGAATCATAATAATCCGGATAATCCGGTTCTGAGTGTCATGTCATTGCCGGATGAGCATCTCTCGTTGTATGGCGACGGCGACGGTGATGGTGATAGCAGTGATGGCGATGAAGGCAGTGCCGTCAGTGAACGGATGAACAAATGGAGTGCTGCGCCCGTGTATATTTCCCCCAACAATGAACCTGCGCCAGTGGATACTCCGGATTACAATACCTTTTGCCTGTATTGTCATTCTGCCCCGGTCGCCATCAGCAATGATGACCGACCGTATTATCATGGCGGCACGGTCGGGCAATTGCTGGCTATTGATTGGGAAGACAATGGTGGCGACGGAGTGCAGAGCGGAACCTATATTGTTCCTGGGGATAAGCACGGATACAATACGGCCACGAGCTATGCCGCCGTGGAAGCACCATTCAATATTTACGGCACCAGCAATGTTCCAGGGGATGTCATGCTGTCGTGTACCAACTGCCATGAAGCTCATGGCTCTGAAAATGATTACATGCATCGCCGCTGGATCAACAACACCGCCCTCGGTGTGGTGATTACCGGTGTCACCAATGAAGCCGGGGCACACTGTGTTCCGTGCCATACGGAAGATCCTGACGGCGGATGGAAACAGACCCACCACGGGGCCGATGTTGTTGATGGCGAGGTGCTGTTTCAGAACGATAATCCCTACGTAGCCAATGCGCACGCTGGTTGCACTTATTGTCATGGTGCCACACAGCGAAGTGATCCTGATTTTCCCATCCCGTGTGAAGATTGTCATTTCCACGGTTCCTATGTTGACGAAAACGACAAGTACACGGCTGCCGGGCAAGCTGCCGGTGTCAAATACGTCAAGCCGGATAAGTCGCCGTATCGGCGTAAAACCTTTTAG
- a CDS encoding DUF2835 domain-containing protein: MARTTFSLNISVDEYLRYYQGSAAWIRIHADNGQTLKLPAGNFRKFLTHSGIHGRFIIEFDDNFKLVSLMKL, from the coding sequence ATGGCACGAACCACCTTTTCACTGAACATTTCCGTCGACGAGTACCTGCGCTACTATCAGGGATCAGCAGCCTGGATTCGTATTCACGCCGACAATGGCCAAACCCTCAAACTTCCTGCCGGAAACTTTCGCAAATTCCTTACCCATTCGGGAATCCATGGTCGTTTTATCATTGAATTTGACGACAATTTCAAGTTGGTGTCCTTGATGAAACTTTAG
- a CDS encoding NAD-dependent epimerase/dehydratase family protein, which yields MIILVTGGGGFLGTAIVRKLCRQGHQVRSYSRRHYPHLDQLGVSQFNGDLTELNKLTDAVNDCDMVYHVAAKAGIWGDYAEYYQANVVGTENVIRACRNCGVSKLVYTSSPSVVFNGESMEGVDESQPYPDHYETAYPQTKALAEQRVIAANDDTLATVALRPHLIWGPGDNHLTPRIIEGGRQGKLRRIGKQDHRVDCIYVDNAADAHLLAGDRLAVGSQISGKCYFISQDDPRYLWDIVNAILATQNIPPVTKTVPRQLAYFLGGVCETLFRILPLKQEPPMTRFVAKELSTAHWFSMEAAKKDLNYQPKITIEKGLEQLKA from the coding sequence ATGATCATTCTGGTGACCGGAGGCGGCGGTTTTCTCGGCACGGCCATCGTCCGCAAGCTCTGCCGACAGGGCCATCAGGTGCGCAGTTACTCACGCCGTCATTATCCTCATCTCGATCAACTGGGCGTCAGCCAGTTTAATGGCGATTTGACGGAACTGAATAAGCTGACAGACGCGGTTAACGACTGCGACATGGTCTATCATGTTGCCGCGAAAGCCGGTATCTGGGGCGATTACGCGGAGTATTATCAGGCCAATGTCGTCGGTACGGAGAACGTCATCCGTGCTTGTCGCAACTGCGGCGTCAGCAAACTGGTCTATACCAGTTCACCCAGTGTGGTGTTCAATGGGGAATCCATGGAGGGCGTTGACGAATCACAACCCTACCCCGACCATTATGAAACCGCCTATCCACAAACCAAAGCGCTCGCCGAACAACGGGTCATTGCCGCCAATGATGACACCCTGGCCACGGTAGCGCTGCGACCGCACCTGATCTGGGGACCGGGAGATAATCATCTGACCCCACGCATCATCGAAGGGGGCCGTCAGGGTAAACTGCGCCGTATCGGCAAGCAGGATCACCGGGTTGACTGCATCTATGTGGACAATGCCGCCGATGCCCATCTGCTCGCCGGTGACAGACTCGCTGTCGGCAGCCAGATCAGCGGCAAATGCTATTTTATTTCACAGGATGACCCGCGCTATCTGTGGGATATTGTCAATGCGATTCTGGCCACCCAGAATATCCCGCCGGTAACCAAAACCGTTCCACGCCAACTGGCCTATTTTCTCGGCGGCGTCTGTGAAACGCTCTTCCGAATCCTGCCCTTGAAACAGGAACCGCCCATGACCCGGTTTGTGGCGAAAGAACTGTCCACGGCGCATTGGTTTTCCATGGAAGCCGCCAAAAAGGACCTGAATTATCAACCAAAAATCACCATTGAAAAAGGCCTTGAACAGTTAAAAGCCTGA
- a CDS encoding fatty acid CoA ligase family protein, with amino-acid sequence MTQKTMMDCDLTENLAIHLTRRAEQQPYTAAVIFPEGRDRDGHVSYTHLTYQQLEQQSNRIAAALSQYGVRRGDRTVLMVKPSLNFFSLTFALFKLGAVPVLIDPGMGVKNIKQCLEEVQPEVFIGIDKAHVARLLLGWGKTSLRLAITTGVSLRSTVPTLRTLVQRVPDSAPFTAHQPQPNETAAILFTSGSTGPPKGAIYTHTNFNAQIAALKQLYAIEPGEIDLCTFPLFALFSPALGMTAVIPDMDATRPAQVNPQRIFEAIDNFGVTNMFGSPALLRRVAQQGQHQHKQLPTLKRVISAGAPVPATVLEQFSSLMAPEAKIYTPYGATESLPVCSIDSTTLLGETRYLSDQGKGTCVGQPIIDVRIIAIDDAPIEHWSDGLTVADGVIGEICVRGPQVTSGYFNREESDKRSKIFVDDGTFYHRMGDVGYRDEQGRIWFCGRKDHRVEHNGTTLFSIPCEAVFNTHGDVFRTALVGIGNRPNQRAVLCVELNSAVGKERHDTIRRQLRDIQKNYPHTQAIDEILFHPRFPVDIRHNAKIFREKLAVWAAKELS; translated from the coding sequence GTGACGCAAAAAACCATGATGGATTGTGACCTGACCGAAAACCTTGCCATTCATCTGACCCGTCGTGCGGAACAACAGCCTTATACGGCAGCGGTTATTTTCCCTGAAGGACGCGATCGGGACGGTCACGTCAGCTACACTCACCTCACCTATCAACAACTTGAACAACAGAGCAATCGTATCGCCGCCGCCTTAAGTCAATACGGTGTTCGCCGTGGAGATCGCACGGTGTTGATGGTGAAACCGAGTCTGAATTTCTTCTCGCTGACCTTTGCCCTGTTCAAACTGGGCGCCGTTCCGGTGCTCATTGATCCGGGCATGGGGGTCAAAAACATCAAGCAGTGTCTGGAAGAGGTTCAGCCGGAGGTCTTTATCGGCATCGACAAGGCCCATGTCGCCCGGTTGCTGCTCGGCTGGGGCAAAACGTCTTTGCGGCTGGCCATCACCACCGGCGTCTCACTGCGCTCCACGGTGCCGACGTTACGCACGTTAGTGCAGAGAGTCCCGGATTCCGCGCCGTTCACCGCCCACCAGCCGCAACCGAATGAAACAGCGGCGATCCTGTTTACCAGCGGCAGTACCGGTCCCCCCAAAGGAGCGATTTACACCCACACCAATTTCAATGCCCAGATTGCGGCCTTGAAACAGCTCTACGCCATTGAACCGGGCGAAATCGACCTCTGCACCTTCCCCCTGTTTGCCTTGTTTTCTCCGGCTCTCGGCATGACCGCGGTGATCCCCGACATGGATGCCACCCGCCCGGCGCAGGTCAATCCGCAACGCATTTTTGAAGCCATTGACAATTTCGGCGTGACTAATATGTTCGGCTCACCGGCGTTGCTGCGTCGTGTCGCCCAGCAGGGCCAACATCAACACAAACAGCTGCCGACCCTCAAACGGGTGATTTCCGCCGGAGCCCCGGTCCCGGCCACGGTTCTGGAGCAGTTCTCCTCTCTGATGGCGCCCGAAGCGAAAATCTATACCCCTTACGGGGCAACAGAATCGCTGCCGGTGTGCTCCATCGACAGCACCACGTTGCTGGGGGAAACCCGCTATCTGTCGGATCAGGGCAAAGGGACCTGCGTTGGTCAACCGATCATCGATGTGCGGATCATCGCCATTGATGATGCGCCCATCGAACACTGGTCAGACGGTCTGACCGTCGCAGATGGGGTGATCGGCGAAATCTGTGTTCGCGGTCCCCAGGTGACCAGCGGCTATTTCAACCGTGAAGAGTCCGACAAACGCTCTAAAATTTTTGTCGATGACGGCACCTTCTACCACCGCATGGGCGATGTCGGCTATCGTGATGAGCAAGGACGCATCTGGTTCTGTGGCCGTAAAGACCACCGCGTCGAACACAACGGAACAACCCTGTTCAGCATCCCCTGCGAAGCGGTGTTCAACACCCATGGCGACGTGTTTCGCACCGCCCTGGTCGGCATCGGCAACCGCCCCAATCAGCGTGCGGTACTCTGTGTTGAGCTGAATTCAGCCGTTGGTAAAGAGCGTCATGACACCATTCGCCGGCAGTTGCGCGACATTCAGAAAAATTATCCCCACACCCAGGCCATTGACGAAATTCTCTTCCACCCCCGATTTCCCGTGGATATTCGCCACAACGCCAAGATTTTCCGGGAAAAACTGGCCGTATGGGCGGCCAAGGAGTTGTCATGA
- a CDS encoding alpha/beta fold hydrolase translates to MKRLLPFQGNMLTLANGLRYHYLDEGQGEPVVMVHGNPSWCYYYRHLAVALAPSHRVIVPDHIGCGLSDKPDDSRYRYTLEQRVADLDTLLDQLNIKENITLVVHDWGGMIGMAYATRYPERIKRCVVLNTAAFHLPATKPLPKALKLCRDSKLGAFLVRGFNAFSRGAAWVGCKINPMPAALRAAYMAPYNTWNNRIATLRFVQDIPLEPSDRAYAEVSRVADNLHLLADKPMFIGWGEKDFVFDHHFLGEWQKRFPQAHYHTWPRGGHYILEDVGDELIPLICRFIQETK, encoded by the coding sequence GTGAAACGACTTCTGCCTTTTCAAGGAAATATGCTGACTCTGGCCAATGGCCTGCGCTATCACTATCTGGACGAAGGTCAGGGCGAACCGGTGGTCATGGTGCATGGCAATCCGAGCTGGTGTTATTACTACCGTCATCTGGCGGTTGCCCTGGCCCCCAGCCACCGGGTCATTGTTCCCGATCATATCGGCTGTGGGCTGTCGGACAAACCGGACGATTCGCGCTATCGTTACACCCTGGAGCAACGCGTTGCCGACCTCGACACCCTGCTCGACCAGTTAAATATCAAAGAGAACATCACCCTGGTGGTTCACGATTGGGGCGGTATGATCGGCATGGCTTACGCCACCCGTTATCCGGAGCGGATCAAACGCTGTGTGGTTCTCAACACGGCCGCGTTTCATCTGCCGGCAACCAAACCGCTGCCCAAAGCATTGAAACTCTGCCGGGACAGCAAGCTCGGTGCGTTTCTGGTCCGTGGCTTCAATGCCTTCAGCCGCGGTGCCGCTTGGGTGGGCTGCAAAATCAATCCCATGCCCGCGGCGTTGCGCGCTGCCTATATGGCGCCGTACAACACCTGGAATAATCGCATTGCCACGCTACGTTTTGTTCAGGATATTCCGCTGGAGCCCTCGGATCGCGCGTATGCCGAGGTCAGCCGGGTGGCCGACAACCTGCACCTGCTGGCAGACAAGCCCATGTTTATCGGCTGGGGTGAAAAAGACTTCGTCTTTGACCACCATTTTCTCGGTGAATGGCAGAAGCGGTTTCCTCAAGCCCACTATCACACCTGGCCGCGTGGCGGCCATTACATCCTTGAAGATGTCGGCGATGAACTGATTCCGTTGATCTGCCGATTCATTCAGGAAACAAAGTGA
- a CDS encoding 3-oxoacyl-ACP synthase III: protein MNYQNVFINAINYELPPVVVSSQELEHRLAPLYEALHMPIGQLQALTGIRERRWWQPNTPLSQGAIAAGRKALAAADVPAEAVGAITYAGVCRELFEPATACRVADGLGIGGEALIYDTSNACLGVLNGILDMANRIELGQIRAGMVVSCESARELNEATIRRMLNEQDMALFSRSVATLTGGSGAVAVLLTDGSFNSPQSHRLLGGVALAAPQHHQLCRWGVEETAQDQLRQFMNTDAVAVMNNGVQLGLDTWKKFLPTMDWSEAEIDRVICHQVGSTHQATILKTLGIDPRKDFTTFEFLGNVGTVSLPITAAIAAERGILKAGDRTALLGIGSGLNCMMLGVHW from the coding sequence ATGAACTACCAAAACGTTTTTATTAACGCCATCAATTACGAACTTCCGCCGGTGGTTGTCTCCTCTCAGGAGCTCGAACATCGTCTGGCTCCGCTGTATGAGGCATTGCATATGCCCATTGGTCAACTTCAGGCCCTCACCGGCATTCGCGAACGGCGTTGGTGGCAGCCGAACACGCCTTTATCTCAAGGCGCGATTGCCGCCGGTCGCAAAGCCCTGGCCGCAGCGGATGTTCCGGCCGAGGCCGTCGGCGCCATCACCTACGCCGGCGTCTGCCGCGAATTGTTCGAACCGGCAACCGCCTGCCGTGTGGCCGATGGTCTGGGCATCGGCGGGGAAGCTCTGATCTACGACACCAGCAATGCCTGCCTTGGCGTGCTCAACGGTATCCTCGATATGGCCAACCGTATTGAGTTGGGCCAGATTCGCGCCGGCATGGTTGTCTCTTGTGAAAGCGCCCGCGAACTCAACGAAGCGACGATCCGCCGCATGCTTAACGAACAGGACATGGCACTGTTTTCCCGTTCCGTCGCCACCCTCACCGGCGGCTCCGGAGCCGTAGCCGTACTGCTGACGGATGGCTCGTTCAACAGTCCGCAATCCCACAGGTTGCTGGGGGGCGTGGCGCTGGCCGCGCCGCAACACCACCAGCTGTGTCGCTGGGGGGTTGAAGAGACCGCTCAGGATCAGTTACGTCAGTTCATGAACACCGATGCCGTGGCCGTCATGAACAACGGCGTGCAACTGGGGCTGGACACCTGGAAGAAATTTTTACCGACCATGGACTGGAGTGAAGCGGAGATTGATCGCGTGATCTGCCACCAGGTCGGCTCCACCCATCAAGCCACCATCCTCAAAACCCTGGGCATTGATCCGCGCAAGGATTTCACGACCTTTGAGTTCCTTGGCAATGTCGGCACCGTGTCGCTGCCGATCACCGCGGCGATTGCCGCCGAACGCGGTATCCTTAAAGCCGGCGACCGCACCGCCCTGCTGGGAATCGGCAGTGGTCTGAACTGTATGATGTTGGGAGTACACTGGTGA
- a CDS encoding PilZ domain-containing protein, producing the protein MNEKRHYARVNFVEQANLNYADSSQDVTLNDISLKGALIELAHPIDNTLIGSPCHLSLRLADSSIVLDFDAQVAHSQQKNIGVTFTAMDSDSITHLRRLLELNTGNPEEIDRELSYMVQDR; encoded by the coding sequence ATGAATGAAAAACGTCACTACGCTCGGGTCAATTTCGTGGAACAGGCCAATCTGAACTATGCCGATTCTTCCCAAGACGTCACCTTGAATGACATCTCTCTGAAAGGGGCCTTGATCGAGCTGGCACACCCCATTGACAACACTCTGATCGGATCACCCTGCCATCTGTCGCTACGCCTTGCCGACAGCAGTATCGTTCTTGATTTTGATGCTCAGGTTGCGCACTCTCAGCAAAAAAACATCGGCGTGACGTTCACGGCTATGGACAGCGACAGCATTACCCATCTGCGTCGACTGCTGGAACTTAATACCGGAAACCCGGAAGAGATCGACCGCGAACTGAGCTATATGGTTCAGGACCGATAA
- a CDS encoding CerR family C-terminal domain-containing protein has protein sequence MKQPAKQRIEQAALKLFAEKGFKATTIREICNKSGVSVALIHYHYKNKNGLYETLLDQVIGDAFDQYPLEDYLKPGMSAEQRLRQMIRLLLHRLIGGDGLGRDRSRVRVMARELTAPSPAFEKLFQRHIQPMILTMVDIVREFVGPRQPAELIRIATSVAGQCLYPFIAHEVMSRSGFSLGNDHEQIERHAEHIYQFSLHGLYGLNEEGS, from the coding sequence ATGAAACAACCAGCCAAACAACGCATTGAACAGGCCGCACTGAAACTGTTTGCTGAAAAGGGCTTTAAGGCCACCACCATTCGTGAGATCTGCAATAAATCCGGGGTGAGTGTTGCCCTGATCCATTACCATTACAAAAATAAAAACGGTCTTTATGAAACGTTGCTCGATCAAGTGATCGGCGATGCCTTTGACCAATATCCACTGGAAGATTACCTGAAGCCCGGCATGTCCGCGGAGCAACGGCTGCGGCAGATGATTCGCCTGTTGCTGCATCGCTTAATTGGTGGCGATGGCCTGGGCCGTGACCGTTCGCGGGTGCGTGTGATGGCGCGGGAACTGACCGCACCGTCACCGGCGTTTGAAAAACTGTTTCAACGCCATATCCAGCCGATGATCCTGACTATGGTCGACATTGTGCGTGAATTTGTCGGACCGCGCCAACCGGCGGAGCTGATTCGCATTGCCACCAGCGTGGCTGGACAATGCCTGTACCCGTTTATCGCCCATGAGGTGATGAGTCGCTCCGGTTTTTCGCTGGGCAACGATCATGAGCAAATTGAGCGTCATGCTGAACATATTTATCAATTTTCTCTGCATGGACTGTATGGTCTGAATGAGGAGGGTTCATGA